Proteins encoded together in one Prochlorococcus marinus str. MIT 9211 window:
- the fmt gene encoding methionyl-tRNA formyltransferase has product MKIVFWGTPEFSVPILEALINSDHDVVGVVTQPDRRRSRGNKLIHSPVKTVALENNIPVLTPQNIRQESLIQQKIINLKADLNLVVAFGQILPLLILDSPPLGSWNIHASLLPRWRGAAPIQRAILEGDILTGICIMLMEEGLDTGPILLQKEFPIDVLRNSYQISSDLSSLSATTIIEALELIRTSSHFTKNLVEIYPKLIKQDVVNCDPIYAKRLTKKEFQIDWKRLSEEIHRTIMGLYPAAYTSLNGKRIKLHNSIPLTPSFSTYISNNYDSYIIDYISTSSYPGEILAVIPKLGFIVGTASYPILILNGQMEGRNSVSADILAKQIDLSIGIRFD; this is encoded by the coding sequence GTGAAAATTGTTTTTTGGGGCACCCCAGAATTTTCTGTACCTATTCTTGAAGCATTAATTAACTCTGACCATGATGTTGTCGGTGTTGTGACTCAACCAGATAGAAGGAGGTCTAGAGGTAATAAACTTATACATTCACCTGTAAAGACTGTCGCACTAGAAAATAATATCCCAGTACTAACTCCTCAAAATATTAGGCAAGAAAGCTTAATCCAACAAAAGATAATTAACTTAAAAGCAGATTTAAACTTAGTAGTAGCTTTTGGGCAAATACTCCCCTTATTGATTCTGGATTCACCTCCCTTAGGAAGTTGGAATATTCACGCTTCTTTATTACCTAGATGGCGAGGAGCAGCCCCTATTCAACGAGCAATATTGGAAGGTGACATTTTAACTGGAATTTGTATTATGTTAATGGAAGAAGGATTAGATACGGGTCCCATACTTTTACAAAAGGAATTTCCAATTGATGTATTAAGAAACTCTTACCAGATATCATCTGATCTAAGTAGTTTGTCCGCCACAACAATTATAGAAGCTCTAGAATTAATAAGGACTTCATCTCACTTTACTAAAAACCTTGTAGAAATCTACCCTAAGCTTATAAAGCAAGATGTAGTTAATTGTGATCCAATTTATGCCAAAAGATTAACTAAGAAGGAGTTTCAAATAGACTGGAAAAGACTAAGTGAAGAAATCCATAGAACTATAATGGGCCTATACCCTGCTGCATATACATCACTTAATGGCAAAAGAATTAAACTTCATAACTCAATACCTTTAACTCCTAGCTTCTCGACTTATATTTCAAATAATTATGACTCTTATATTATTGATTATATATCAACCTCTTCTTATCCTGGAGAGATTTTAGCTGTTATTCCTAAGCTTGGATTTATAGTAGGGACAGCCAGTTATCCAATTCTTATTTTAAATGGTCAAATGGAAGGAAGAAATAGTGTTTCAGCTGATATACTAGCTAAGCAGATAGACCTATCAATAGGCATAAGATTTGATTAG